The Coriobacteriia bacterium genome includes a window with the following:
- a CDS encoding ABC transporter ATP-binding protein: MAVSGLRKTFGEFVAVDSIDFTVKPGEIFGFLGPNGSGKSTTIRMLCGVVEPSGGSATVMGYDVVREAAKVRESIGYMSQKFSLFEDLTVDENLKFYGGIYGLDGETFLKRRSYILRMADLEGREDELTANLSVGWKQRLALGCATIHEPRLLFLDEPTSGVDPNARRQFWELLNELANDGVTLFVTTHYMDEATHCNRLAFIYRGTIIAEGTPRQIKASLAADTILQLEVADGETALSALLTHPLVTEAYMQGALVNVNLGTHTAEEADLAGFLAESGIETLNIAPVEPTLEDAFVHLVGEQGGRA; encoded by the coding sequence ATCGCGGTCTCGGGACTGCGCAAGACATTCGGGGAGTTCGTCGCGGTCGACAGCATCGACTTCACGGTCAAGCCGGGCGAGATCTTCGGGTTCCTCGGCCCCAACGGCTCGGGCAAGTCGACGACGATCCGCATGCTGTGCGGCGTGGTCGAGCCGAGCGGCGGAAGCGCGACGGTCATGGGCTACGACGTGGTGCGCGAGGCGGCCAAGGTGCGCGAGAGCATCGGCTACATGTCGCAGAAGTTCTCGCTGTTCGAGGACCTGACGGTCGATGAGAACCTCAAGTTCTACGGCGGCATCTACGGCCTCGACGGCGAGACGTTTCTGAAGCGCCGCAGCTACATCCTGCGCATGGCCGACCTCGAGGGGCGTGAGGACGAGCTGACCGCGAACCTCTCGGTAGGCTGGAAGCAGCGCCTCGCGCTGGGCTGCGCGACCATCCACGAACCGCGGCTGCTCTTCCTCGACGAACCGACCTCCGGCGTCGACCCCAACGCGCGCCGGCAGTTCTGGGAGCTGCTCAACGAGCTCGCCAACGACGGCGTGACGCTCTTTGTGACGACGCACTACATGGACGAGGCGACGCACTGTAACCGCCTCGCGTTCATCTACCGCGGCACGATCATCGCCGAGGGCACGCCGCGGCAGATCAAGGCGTCGCTTGCCGCCGATACGATCCTGCAGCTCGAGGTCGCCGACGGCGAGACTGCGCTCTCGGCGCTGCTCACCCACCCCCTCGTCACCGAGGCCTACATGCAGGGCGCGCTCGTGAACGTGAACCTCGGGACCCACACCGCCGAGGAGGCCGACCTCGCCGGTTTCCTCGCCGAAAGCGGCATCGAGACGCTCAACATCGCGCCGGTCGAGCCGACGCTCGAAGACGCGTTCGTCCATCTCGTCGGAGAGCAGGGAGGCCGAGCATGA
- a CDS encoding efflux RND transporter periplasmic adaptor subunit, producing MSKRILAIVLVVAILAGAGWWAWTTYGPNGSEATAGALGGSGTIEADQVAVTPQVSGRVIVAPAQEGVAVKKGDVLYKLDPSLLKLAVDQATAGVSAAKANYKAVKKDDASTKAEIASAKAQWDQAVAAQKMARVQLGFATIASPIDGIVTNLAVRAGENGTPGNTLAIVSDVANLSVTIYVPENRIGEVKVGQAGTISTDSTKEYAGKVTFVSPQAEFTPSSIETKDQRVKLVYQVKLAVTDADAALKQGMPADVVLR from the coding sequence ATGAGCAAGCGCATTCTCGCGATCGTGCTGGTGGTGGCGATACTCGCCGGTGCCGGCTGGTGGGCATGGACCACCTACGGCCCCAACGGCAGCGAAGCGACCGCCGGCGCGCTCGGCGGAAGCGGCACGATCGAAGCCGATCAGGTCGCCGTGACGCCGCAGGTGAGCGGCCGCGTCATCGTGGCGCCAGCGCAAGAGGGCGTGGCGGTGAAGAAGGGCGACGTGCTCTACAAGCTCGACCCCTCGCTGCTCAAGCTCGCCGTCGACCAGGCCACGGCGGGTGTCTCGGCGGCCAAGGCCAACTACAAGGCAGTGAAGAAGGACGACGCTTCGACGAAGGCCGAGATCGCCTCGGCGAAGGCCCAGTGGGATCAGGCCGTCGCCGCTCAGAAGATGGCGCGCGTGCAGCTGGGCTTCGCGACGATCGCCTCTCCCATCGACGGCATCGTCACCAACCTCGCGGTGCGCGCCGGCGAGAACGGCACGCCCGGCAACACGTTGGCAATCGTGAGCGACGTCGCGAACCTCTCCGTGACGATCTACGTGCCCGAGAACCGCATCGGCGAGGTGAAGGTGGGTCAGGCCGGCACGATCTCGACCGACTCGACCAAGGAGTACGCGGGCAAGGTCACGTTCGTCTCCCCGCAGGCCGAGTTCACGCCCTCGTCGATCGAGACGAAGGACCAGCGCGTCAAGCTCGTCTACCAGGTCAAGCTCGCTGTGACCGACGCGGACGCCGCGCTCAAGCAGGGCATGCCCGCCGACGTGGTGCTGCGCTAG
- a CDS encoding ABC transporter ATP-binding protein: protein MSDAPNSSTGGDRGMAARDASSASSELAIDARELAKEFRALRAVDGVTLSVPRGQVFGLVGPDGAGKSTLIRMLATVLTPSSGDAFVFGNSVVSDPHAVKPRIGYMSQAFSLYGDLTVAENLRFFAELRGVPREHLAERSEKLLEFSGLTEFKKRQAQYLSGGMKQKLALAATLISEPDLLFLDEPTTGVDPVSRREFWRIISDLHRQGITVFVATPYMDEADRCNEIAFMTQGRIILRDTPAGMKRRVPGRVIEVSFESGYREAMPALRALPYVRSVEVSGDHLRVLVDREMAECESCLADALSAAEFSATRIKPIATDLEVAFATLIPSADAPLAQHDPAELEVRS, encoded by the coding sequence GTGAGCGACGCGCCCAACAGCAGCACCGGCGGCGATCGCGGGATGGCGGCGCGCGATGCGAGCAGCGCCTCTTCCGAGCTCGCTATCGATGCGCGCGAGCTCGCGAAAGAGTTTCGTGCGCTTCGGGCGGTCGACGGCGTGACGCTGTCGGTGCCGCGTGGCCAGGTGTTCGGGCTCGTGGGCCCGGACGGCGCCGGCAAGTCCACGCTCATCCGCATGCTGGCGACGGTGCTCACGCCGAGTTCCGGCGACGCCTTCGTCTTCGGCAACTCCGTCGTGAGCGATCCGCACGCGGTCAAGCCGCGCATCGGCTACATGTCTCAGGCGTTCTCGCTGTACGGCGATCTGACCGTCGCCGAGAACCTGCGCTTCTTCGCGGAGCTTCGCGGTGTGCCGCGCGAGCACCTCGCCGAGAGAAGCGAGAAGCTGCTCGAGTTCTCGGGACTGACCGAGTTCAAGAAGCGCCAGGCGCAGTACCTCTCGGGAGGTATGAAGCAGAAGCTCGCACTCGCGGCCACGCTCATCTCCGAGCCGGACCTACTCTTCCTCGACGAGCCGACCACCGGTGTCGACCCGGTGTCGCGGCGCGAGTTCTGGCGCATCATCAGCGACCTGCATCGACAGGGCATCACCGTGTTCGTCGCGACGCCGTACATGGACGAGGCCGACCGCTGCAACGAGATCGCGTTCATGACGCAAGGGCGCATCATCCTGCGCGACACCCCAGCGGGAATGAAGCGGCGCGTTCCGGGTCGCGTCATCGAGGTCTCGTTCGAGAGCGGCTACCGCGAGGCGATGCCCGCACTGCGGGCGCTGCCGTACGTGCGAAGCGTCGAGGTCTCCGGCGATCACTTGCGCGTGCTCGTCGACCGCGAGATGGCCGAGTGCGAGTCGTGCCTCGCCGATGCGCTGTCGGCCGCCGAGTTCTCGGCGACGCGCATCAAGCCGATCGCCACCGACCTCGAGGTCGCGTTCGCGACGCTGATCCCGTCGGCGGATGCGCCGCTCGCGCAGCACGACCCCGCCGAGCTGGAGGTGCGCTCGTGA
- a CDS encoding TetR/AcrR family transcriptional regulator codes for MMARSTSPVPAPTARYFAEFVEGRRGEILDAALAVFGESGYDAGTMREIARRVGVTEPALYRHYNGKESILADIVATAGDRIIGEMRAALATVSGDNMIPMLRRLIAMRRESLAAPATGSGGVVTARRGADAQAGAATEPTMQAGVGAVISVLLHAAPHNAKVVALLQQHLAFPMVQIARGIIPRIDEQFGIVRTPEDLDGKVRVFMSLLMGYFTTSLVLQAPPNDDAIVDALLAIMQWRNDATGQPA; via the coding sequence ATGATGGCCCGATCCACGTCCCCCGTACCCGCACCGACCGCGCGCTACTTCGCCGAGTTCGTCGAAGGCCGCCGAGGCGAGATCCTCGATGCGGCTCTCGCGGTGTTCGGCGAAAGCGGCTACGACGCGGGCACCATGCGCGAGATCGCGCGACGAGTCGGCGTGACCGAGCCGGCGCTCTACCGCCACTACAACGGCAAGGAGTCGATCCTCGCCGACATCGTCGCGACGGCCGGCGACCGGATCATCGGCGAGATGCGCGCAGCGCTCGCGACCGTCTCGGGCGACAACATGATTCCGATGCTGCGCCGCCTCATCGCGATGCGTCGCGAGAGCCTCGCAGCACCCGCCACCGGCAGCGGTGGCGTGGTGACCGCGCGGCGTGGTGCAGACGCGCAAGCGGGTGCGGCCACCGAGCCGACGATGCAGGCCGGGGTGGGCGCGGTCATCAGCGTGCTGCTGCATGCCGCGCCGCATAACGCGAAAGTCGTGGCGCTTCTCCAGCAGCACCTCGCGTTTCCGATGGTGCAGATCGCGCGCGGCATCATCCCGCGCATCGACGAGCAGTTCGGCATCGTGCGCACCCCCGAGGACCTCGACGGCAAGGTGCGCGTGTTCATGAGCCTGCTGATGGGCTATTTCACGACGTCGCTCGTACTCCAGGCGCCACCCAACGACGACGCCATCGTCGACGCCCTGCTCGCGATCATGCAGTGGCGCAACGACGCAACCGGCCAGCCGGCCTGA